In the Wyeomyia smithii strain HCP4-BCI-WySm-NY-G18 chromosome 2, ASM2978416v1, whole genome shotgun sequence genome, one interval contains:
- the LOC129719686 gene encoding uncharacterized protein LOC129719686 — MEWEGLRDIVDPILEALNLKVNRHSIVKTIQQTSEAIVELITAEVEGQLLSMKFDCTSKMNRSVMGYYFSFGLFLGVVELTERHTADYLKRELLKLGQTFRIQSWQWYSATIDNATNGIKAVDLIQEKQIDDVCEQFFCNSDEGTEGEDGGEDGTEDNLDEIVAMCMKNLEINQIECVRCGAHTLNLVVADATKIAEAELKAVTKIVKAYRKAEYQTSFKYSGVAMPPIPNQIRWNHYFLMLRELIKNREFFAGLGVKHPMLDLSGSWKVVDDYHEAFAPLYDATIAAQKNDCVISQFHLEWLKAYGRVMKLGDNRFRTPILQSMQKRQKTLMSSMPYKAALFMDPRLNFNGSELFLNPEKQKIVVNTYLFKTSAIR; from the exons ATGGAGTGGGAGGGACTTCGGGATATCGTAGATCCCATCCTTGAAGCCCtgaacttaaaagttaatcGGCACAGCATTGTTAAAACCATTCAACAAACAAGTGAGGCGATTGTTGAATTGATTACGGCTGAGGTGGAAGGCCAACTCCTCAGTATGAAATTCGACTGTACTTCAAAGATGAACAGAAGTGTGATGGGA TATTATTTcagttttggtttatttttaggtGTCGTTGAGTTGACCGAGCGTCACACGGCTGATTACTTGAAAAGAGAATTACTAAAACTCGGCCAAACATTCCGTATCCAATCATGGCAGTGGTACTCGGCGACAATCGACAACGCCACAAATGGCATAAAAGCAGTCGATCTCATACAGGAAAAGCAAATAGACGACGTTTGTGAACAATTTTTCTGTAATAGCGACGAAGGTACAGAAGGCGAAGATGGCGGTGAAGATGGCACTGAAGACAACCTGGACGAAATCGTTGCGATGTGTATGAAGAATTTAGAAATCAACCAGATCGAGTGTGTGCGGTGTGGAGCCCATACACTCAATCTGGTTGTTGCAGATGCAACAAAAATAGCGGAAGCTGAATTGAAGGCTGTCACTAAAATAGTTAAAGCGTATCGAAAAGCGGAATACCAAACGAGCTTTAAATACTCTGGGGTTGCCATGCCCCCGATTCCAAACCAGATAAGATGGAACCACTATTTTTTGATGCTCAGGGAACTCATCAAAAATCGTGAATTTTTCGCCGGGTTGGGTGTAAAGCACCCCATGCTAG ATCTCTCTGGTAGTTGGAAGGTTGTCGACGATTATCACGAAGCCTTTGCACCGTTGTACGATGCCACAATAGCCGCACAAAAAAACGACTGCGTAATAAGCCAGTTCCACCTAGAATGGCTCAAAGCTTATGGTCGAGTAATGAAACTTGGAGACAACCGCTTCAGGACTCCCATTTTGCAATCCATGCAGAAACGACAAAAGACTCTAATGAGCAGCATGCCTTATAAAGCTGCACTCTTCATGGACCCGCGTTTGAACTTCAATGGTTCCGAGCTGTTTTTAAACCCTGAAAAGCAGAAAATTGTGGTAAATACATATCTTTTTAAAACTTCTGCTATTCGCTGA